The genomic segment AGCTTCAACCAGCGGTCAGTCCAGAAATCAATTTCCTTGGTCAGTCGTTCGTGCACGGCGGCCAGGGTTTTATCGACATAGGCCATGCGCCGTCCGGCCACTTCCTGAAAATGATCCGGGGCCAGACGTTCCGCGGCCAGGGCCAGGGCGCGTTGTTCCAGGCCGGTGGTCATCCACGGGGCATCCAGAATTGAGTCCAGCAGCGGACGGTCCGCCACGGGCAAGGCCTCCAGATCCAGATGTGGCGCCCATCCGGCAAAGGTCGCGGCTCCGGTCGCATCGACGCGCACGAACTGCATGCGTTTGGACAGGGTCTGGCCGTCGCCGGAGGTGATCTCGTGGGTCAAGAGGAACAATAAATACGGTTCGCAGCTCTCCTCGGCCGGGTCCACCAGGACGGAGCCTTGGCGCAGCAGATTGGCGTGCTGCTCCAGGATGAGGTCACACATCGACAGCATGAGCGGATGCCCTGGATGAAGCAGTACCGCCGGGGTGCTGCCGGTGATGGCCAGGGGCTGGATGGCGTCCTTGGTGAAACAGACGCGCTCATAACGTTTCAGGACCGGTGACGGATCGCGGCGATTGCGGCCGGTGATGCGGCGGTCGCGCTCATGAATGCTGGCCGGAACATAGGTGATCTCGAAACGTCCGGCCTCGCGGGGATAGATGGAACCGGACAGAGCCGAAAAAGCCTTCATGAAGAAGGAGCGCACAAAATAGGGCTGCAAACGGCGGGCTTCGGCCTTGTCCATTTCCTCTTTGACGGCAAAGAGGCGTTCGGGGCTCATGGTTTCCTGGGCCAGGGCGTTGCGGTTGACGATCTGCCACAGGCGGTCCAGATCAAAAGCGACGTCCATTTTTTGATTCAATTGCTCCCGCCGCTCGGGTTGGTCGCCATATCGGATGGCCTGCATGAGCAGATCCTTGAGGCTGGTGTCCTCGAAAACTTCGCCCAGAATGTCGAACACGCGGCCTTGGAGGGCTTCGCTGGCGATCTCCAGCTTTTTTAAGAGCCGGTGATAGACCTCGCCTTCGCGGGTTTCCTTGGCCACTAGGTTCCACAGGTGGCAGACCTCGCGCTGACCGATACGATGGATGCGGCCAAAGCGCTGCTCCAGGCGATTGGGATTCCACGGCAGGTCGTAGTTGACCATGAGGTTGGCGTTCTGGAGGTTCACGCCTTCACCGGCGGCATCCGTGGCCAGCAGAATGCGCACATCCGGGTCGGACCGGAACAGAGCCTGGATTCGCCGCCGTTCGTCACGATGGGTGCCGCCGTGGATGGTCGCCACGGCATCCGGGTTGCCGATGACCCCGGAAATTTTGCGCTGGAGATAATTGAGGGTGTCGCGGTGCTCGGTGAAGACAATCATCTTGCGATGCCGGCCGGTCACGTCGCGCATATGCGGATCGTTTTGCAGGATGCGCGAAAGTTCATCCCATTTGCGGTCCTGGCCGGAGTGCACGACCTCCTTGGCCTGGCGCTCCAAGCCTTCGAGAATGACAATTTCCGCCTGGAGTTCGCCGATGGTGTTGGCCGTGGTGGCTTGATCCATGAGGCTCTCTTCCAAGAATTCCTGCTCATCAGCGGGCAGATCGTCGTCATCATCCGGAATCTGGTCGAAGACCGTCCCCACCAGACGCTGGCCGCGAGCGCCGAGACGCTCCTCGCGCAGACGATTTTCCAGGCGTTCCCGGCGTCGCTTCAGGGATTGAAAAATGGCTTCCGGGCTGGAGGCCAGACGGCGTTGCAAGGCGGTCAACGCAAAGCCCACCGAACCTTTGCGCTTGCCGTCGAGTTGGTCGGCCTTGCCCATTTCCGTGCGCACATATTGGGTCACGGCCTCGTACAGGGCGGCCTCGATGTCGGACAGCGTATAATTGACCGTGTACGCGCGGCGCTCCGGAAAGAGCGGGGTGCCGTCGAATTTGACCAGCTCTTCCTTGACCATGCGGCGCATGAGGTCCGAAGGATCGACCTTGTGCACGCCGTCGCGGAATTTGCCGTAAAATCGGTCCGAGTCCAGCAGCGACATAAAGAGTTGAAAGTCCTCTTCCTTGCCGTTGTGAGGCGTGGCGGTCATGAGCAGAAGATGCCGGGTGGTTGCCCCAAGATTCTCGGCCAGGGTAAAGCGCTTGGTGCGTTTCACTTCCTGGCCGGAGAAATGGGCGGCCAGTTTGTGCGCTTCATCAAAAATGACCAAGTCCCAAGAACAGGTGAAGAGCTTGGCTTGCAGGTCTTCGTTGCGCGAGATCTGATCCAGACGCAGAATGAGTTGGTCGTTATCTTCAAAGGCGTTGCCGCTGGGCGAGGCCTGTTCCAGCATGGTGGAGAAGACACGGAACTCCAGGCCGAATTTCTCGAAGAGTTCGTCGCGCCACTGCTCAACCAAACTGCCAGGGGCGACAATGAGCACGCGGCGGGCATCGGCACGCAGCAGGAGTTCGCGGATGTACAAACCGGCCATGATGGTCTTGCCCGCGCCGGGGTCATCGGCCAGCACGTAGCGCAGGGGCTGGCGGGGCAGCATGGATTCGTACACGGCGGTGATCTGATGCGGCAGCGGGTCTACGTTGGAGGCGTGGACGGCCATCATGGGGTCAAACAGAAAGGCAAGGTCAATGCGCTTGGCTTCCACGGCCAGTTTGAAGGACTCGCCGTCGCCATCAAAGCTCCACGGGCGACCCTGGGTGGCAGGCTCCAAGGCCGGTTCGTCACTGCGGGTCAGGAGCCGGTCCTTGAGTGCTCCAGCTGTGGTCTTGTAAATGACCTGCACCGCGCCTTCGGCAATGGGGACCACGGCAATGAGCGAGACAATGTCCGTGGGTTCGAGGCCGACGATGCTTTGGCCGGACTTCAGGTCTTCAAGCCGCATGTGACGCGCTCCTGGGTTTCAGATGCATCCGATACGAATGGAAGGATATTGCTGCAAAAAATTGCATGAAGGCTCGTAAGCTCGGACTGTAACCATTTGTCAACACAAAGATTTGTATGACAAATTACTTTCAAAACACCTGAGAGCGCGGCCATCGTGGCCGCTTTCATACGGGCGAGATGACCGCGCTCCCAGGGATGACTCGGTTTTTGATCGGAAAAGGAATTACGGCAAAAAGAAAGGCCGCGCAGGATTGCGCGGCCTTTTGCGTTATTTTCTGGGAGGCGCGGAAGGTCGGCCCTTGGCCTTGGTGAAGACCAGGCCGCCGTCCTTGCCCCGGCGGTTGAACATGGACAGGACCTTTTCCGCCTCCTGGAAGGGCAGGGAGACAAAGGCGAAGGTTTCCATGATTTGGATGTCCCAGACCTTGCGCGACGGGATGTGGCAGTTCTCGTCCAAAAAGGTCAGCAGACGCTTGGGGGTCAGGCCGTCCTTGCGTCCCTGGGTCACGAAGAGGCGGGTCTTGCCCTTCTTGTCGACGACAAAGGCGTCCTCGATTTCCTTGTAATTGGAGGCGTCCAGTTCTTCCTGGAACATGTACTGAAGCAGGGCGGCCAGGGTTTCGCGCGGCTTGCTCTGGTCCAGCAGCTCCTGGGCCATGCCCAGGAATTCCAGTTCGGGTTCCGTGGCCACGATGGTTTTCAGCTCCGCCCGGATGCGATCCTTCTTCATGCCGATGACGTCGCTGACCTTGGGCAGCCGCGCCTTGCGGATGTCGGTCTTGGCCTGTTTGCTGATGAACTGCAGGCGCCGGTACTCCGAGGGCGTGATGAAGGTGATGGCGATGCCTTCCTTGCCGGCCCGGCCGGTGCGGCCGACACGGTGCACGTAGGATTCCGGGTCGTGGGGCAGATCGAAGTTGATGACGTGGGTCAGGTCGTGGACGTCGATGCCGCGCGCGGCCACGTCGGTGGCCACGAGAATGGTGATGAGCCGCTTCTTGAACTTGCCCAGAATCTTTTCGCGCAGACTCTGGGAAATGTCCCCGTGCAGGGCGTCGGCGTCGTAGCCGCGCTCCGTCAGACGTTGGGCCACGGCGTCGGCGTCAACCTTGGTCCGGGCGAAGACCAGTCCGTAAAAATCCCCTTCCATGTCGACGATCCGGCACAGGGCCTCGAATTTATCGGCCGCCGAGACCTCGAAATAGATCTGGTCGGTCTGGGTCGCGGTCAGTTGCTCGGACACGGCCCGGATGACCTCGTAGTCGCCCATGTATTTCTTGGCGATGCGCAGGATTTCCGGGGGCATGGTCGCGGAAAAGAGCATGGTCCGCTTGTCCGGGCCGGTCTGGTCCATGATCTCGCGGACATCGTCCAGAAAGCCCATGTTGAGCATCTCGTCGGCCTCGTCCAGGATCAGGAATTTGATCCCGGACAGGTTCAGGCTGCCCCGGCGCAGGTGGTCGAGGACCCGGCCCGGCGTGCCGACAACCACGGACACGCCTTTTTTCAGGCTGCGGAGCTGGATTTCCATGGACTGGCCGCCATAAATGGGCGTGATGGACACGGGGCGGCCGCCGCGCAGGGAGTTGATCTCCTCGGCCACCTGGATGGCCAGTTCGCGGGTCGGGGCCAGGATGAGGGCCTGCACGGAGCGCAGGCTTTCGTCGAGCATTTCCAAAAGCGGCAGGCCGAAGGCGGCCGTCTTGCCCGTGCCGGTCTGGGCCTGGGCGACAATGTCATGGGTGCCGGCCAAAACGGCCGGGATGGCCTTGGCCTGGATGGGTGTTGGCTCTTCAAAGCCCTTGCGGGACAGGGCCTGGATGGTCTGTTCGGACAAACCCAAGTCGGAAAACGTGGTCATGAGACTCCCTCGCGGGCCGTGGGCCTCGCGGTCATTAAGATTGCCCGGCTCTGGAACCGGGCCGCAACCGTGAGGCCGACTGTCCAAGACGGGGAGAACGCATTTCGGGAACACCGAATCTGGGGGCGAAAACGCTGAAGATGGTCGCGGAAGGGAAAGCCCTTTTGAGAAATGCCCAGAGTCAATACGTGATCGCTGGGCGTTTGACAATGAAAATTTATCGTGTCCGAAGCGCGGATCGCTTCAGCCGTTTCGGGCCAGGCCATAGCGTTTCATCTGGCTCCAGACGCTTGTCCTGGAAATGCCCAGGATTTTGGCCGCTTCGGACTGGTTGCCGCCTGACTCGTGCAGGGCCTGAATCAGCCGCTGTTTTTTGATGTCGTTCAGGCTGCCACTGGCTACGGGTATGGCGTTGGTGGTTAAATGTCCGCCGCCGATGTCGGCGGGCAGGTCGCGCGGCTCGATCCAGTCCGACTTGCAGGCGACCATGGCGTATTCAAAGGTGCTGCGTAATTCGCGGACATTGCCTGGCCAGGAGTGGCGCAGCAGCAGGTCCATGGTCCGTGGGGCGATGCCGTGCACGTTCTTGCCGGACTTGAGCTGGATGCGCCGGAAAAAGGATTCGGCCAGCAGGGGAATATCCTCGCGACGTTCGCGCAGGGGCGGGATGGGAATGGGGATGACGTTGATGCGGTAGAAAAAGTCCTGGCGGAAACGGCCCTGGTCCATGAGCTGGCGCAGGTCGCGGTTGGTGGCCGTGATGATCCGGGCCTGGACCGGAATGGACTTGTGATCGCCGACGCGCTCGATGGCCTTTTCTTCCAGCACGCGCAGCAGCTTGACCTGGGTGATCAGGGGGAGATCGCCGATTTCGTCCAGGAAGATGTCGCCGTCGGCGGCGCTCTCGAAGCGGCCGACGCGGTCCTTGTGCGCGCCGGTATAGGCGCCCCTGACGTGGCCGAAGAGTTCGCTTTCCAGCAGGGCCTCGTTCAGGGCCGCGCAATTGACCTTGACGAAGGGCTTGTCCCGGCGCGGTCCGGCCTCGTGGACGGCCTTGGCGATGAGTTCCTTGCCCGTGCCGCTCTCGCCCAGAAGCAGGACCGGGGCGTCGATCTGGGCGACATCGTCGATCATGTCAAAAACCCGCTCCATGGCCGGGGAGCGGCCGATGAGTCCGTGAAAACTGTCCGCCCCGGACAATTCACGGCGGAAAATTTCAATCTGGGCCTCCTTGTCCATGAGGTCCGAGATGTCGGTGATGGTTTCCACCGCGCCGATGACCGTGTCGTTTTCGTCCTTGAGCACCGAGGCGTTTTTGATGACATGCACCTTTGATCCGTTCTTGCGCACGATTTCGCAGTGCTGTTTGTGCAGCGCGCCGCGCTGGAACATGGCGCACCAATGACAGCCGGCCGCGCCCCTGGCGATTTCGCAGGTGGAACAGCCCAGCACGGAACATGGCGCGCCGAGCAGTTCCTCGCGGCTGAAGCCGGAGATGTCCACCAGTGCCTGATTGGCGGACACAATGCGTCCCTGGGGGGTGACGATCATGACGCCGTCCTGGATGGTGTTGACCACGGTTTTCCAGTATTGGTTGAGGTAGCTGTCCATGGTGTGTCCTGTTGAGTTTTTGTACAGTGTTTTGTTTTTGTGTTTATATTTTTAACTACAACCTGGCAATCTGTCTTTGTCCTTGACGGTAAAAAATGTGTTTTGAAAATTATTCCTGCAAATTCAATGGTTTTGTTTTTTGGTATGTATGGCCACGGCCGTGTGTCCGGCTGGCATGGTCTTCGCTCTGGCCTAATGTGGGTGGCGGGTGTTATGGTGGCGCAAACGGCCTTGGTCATCCGGTACGGACTCGGTTTTAGGGGAAGCACCATGGAAAAGATCGACCTGCGTGATTCCATCAATTTTTTGTCCATGCTGCGGGCCTGCGCGGCCATATCCGCCCTGGCGCCGGGCGCGTGTCTGGCCATTGTCAGCAATGACGACGACCTGCTGCCGGACCTTCGCCGCGTTCATCCCGAGTGCCGGTATCAGCCCTTGCCGGTTTTTGCCGGCCGACCCGGCGACTATGCCTTTGGAGTGGAAAAAACGTTTTGATCGGCTTTGGCCGCAACCATAACCCAAGCGAGGTGGCGTATGAGTTCGACGAGAGTGACCTGTCCGTATTGCGAAAAGAGCGTGGCCGTGGATGCCGCCGTGACGTATGAACCCATTTTTCAGACCTGTCCGGCCTGCGGTCGCCGGTTTATTGTCGAGCGCACGGCCGACGGTGTCCGTGCCCTGCGTGAAAAGGACGCGCCGTGCATGAGCAATCCTGATTGTCGGGACGTGGAAATGAGCGGGTCCTGCGAGGAGTAGAGGAGAAGCGAGCCCATGTGGAAGTTTTTACAATCGATTTCCAAGAAT from the Deltaproteobacteria bacterium genome contains:
- a CDS encoding DUF3883 domain-containing protein: MRLEDLKSGQSIVGLEPTDIVSLIAVVPIAEGAVQVIYKTTAGALKDRLLTRSDEPALEPATQGRPWSFDGDGESFKLAVEAKRIDLAFLFDPMMAVHASNVDPLPHQITAVYESMLPRQPLRYVLADDPGAGKTIMAGLYIRELLLRADARRVLIVAPGSLVEQWRDELFEKFGLEFRVFSTMLEQASPSGNAFEDNDQLILRLDQISRNEDLQAKLFTCSWDLVIFDEAHKLAAHFSGQEVKRTKRFTLAENLGATTRHLLLMTATPHNGKEEDFQLFMSLLDSDRFYGKFRDGVHKVDPSDLMRRMVKEELVKFDGTPLFPERRAYTVNYTLSDIEAALYEAVTQYVRTEMGKADQLDGKRKGSVGFALTALQRRLASSPEAIFQSLKRRRERLENRLREERLGARGQRLVGTVFDQIPDDDDDLPADEQEFLEESLMDQATTANTIGELQAEIVILEGLERQAKEVVHSGQDRKWDELSRILQNDPHMRDVTGRHRKMIVFTEHRDTLNYLQRKISGVIGNPDAVATIHGGTHRDERRRIQALFRSDPDVRILLATDAAGEGVNLQNANLMVNYDLPWNPNRLEQRFGRIHRIGQREVCHLWNLVAKETREGEVYHRLLKKLEIASEALQGRVFDILGEVFEDTSLKDLLMQAIRYGDQPERREQLNQKMDVAFDLDRLWQIVNRNALAQETMSPERLFAVKEEMDKAEARRLQPYFVRSFFMKAFSALSGSIYPREAGRFEITYVPASIHERDRRITGRNRRDPSPVLKRYERVCFTKDAIQPLAITGSTPAVLLHPGHPLMLSMCDLILEQHANLLRQGSVLVDPAEESCEPYLLFLLTHEITSGDGQTLSKRMQFVRVDATGAATFAGWAPHLDLEALPVADRPLLDSILDAPWMTTGLEQRALALAAERLAPDHFQEVAGRRMAYVDKTLAAVHERLTKEIDFWTDRWLKLKEDKDAGKDVRLNIENARRTIADLEGRLENRKKELQAMRHVQSATPMALGGALVVPGALLARLKGETPDPALFAVDAQARARVEQMAMDAVRRAEEARGCAVVDVSAQKCGWDLTSYPPMRDGRQPEPRHIEVKGRAKGATTVTVTRNEILYGLNQQDKFVLAIVLVDGATCDGPYYVHKPFTQEPDWAVTSINLDLQELLRRAAL
- a CDS encoding DEAD/DEAH box helicase; translation: MTTFSDLGLSEQTIQALSRKGFEEPTPIQAKAIPAVLAGTHDIVAQAQTGTGKTAAFGLPLLEMLDESLRSVQALILAPTRELAIQVAEEINSLRGGRPVSITPIYGGQSMEIQLRSLKKGVSVVVGTPGRVLDHLRRGSLNLSGIKFLILDEADEMLNMGFLDDVREIMDQTGPDKRTMLFSATMPPEILRIAKKYMGDYEVIRAVSEQLTATQTDQIYFEVSAADKFEALCRIVDMEGDFYGLVFARTKVDADAVAQRLTERGYDADALHGDISQSLREKILGKFKKRLITILVATDVAARGIDVHDLTHVINFDLPHDPESYVHRVGRTGRAGKEGIAITFITPSEYRRLQFISKQAKTDIRKARLPKVSDVIGMKKDRIRAELKTIVATEPELEFLGMAQELLDQSKPRETLAALLQYMFQEELDASNYKEIEDAFVVDKKGKTRLFVTQGRKDGLTPKRLLTFLDENCHIPSRKVWDIQIMETFAFVSLPFQEAEKVLSMFNRRGKDGGLVFTKAKGRPSAPPRK
- a CDS encoding PAS domain-containing protein, with product MDSYLNQYWKTVVNTIQDGVMIVTPQGRIVSANQALVDISGFSREELLGAPCSVLGCSTCEIARGAAGCHWCAMFQRGALHKQHCEIVRKNGSKVHVIKNASVLKDENDTVIGAVETITDISDLMDKEAQIEIFRRELSGADSFHGLIGRSPAMERVFDMIDDVAQIDAPVLLLGESGTGKELIAKAVHEAGPRRDKPFVKVNCAALNEALLESELFGHVRGAYTGAHKDRVGRFESAADGDIFLDEIGDLPLITQVKLLRVLEEKAIERVGDHKSIPVQARIITATNRDLRQLMDQGRFRQDFFYRINVIPIPIPPLRERREDIPLLAESFFRRIQLKSGKNVHGIAPRTMDLLLRHSWPGNVRELRSTFEYAMVACKSDWIEPRDLPADIGGGHLTTNAIPVASGSLNDIKKQRLIQALHESGGNQSEAAKILGISRTSVWSQMKRYGLARNG